One segment of Natranaeroarchaeum aerophilus DNA contains the following:
- a CDS encoding DEAD/DEAH box helicase → MDVRDLSLAPKYIEHFETQGIESLYPPQEAAVEAGITRGERVVAAMPTASGKTLVAQLAMLSADGPALYVVPLRALATEKYDTFAELPDVSVGIATGDYDADDESLDEHDIIVATSEKVDSAIRNGANWVEAIACVVVDEVHLLNAHGRGPTLEITLAKLRRLVPDQQLVALSATVGNAAEIADWLDAELVRSTWRPIDLRTGVYDDGEVTFDDGTTLSIVPGDEPPTTALVADTIDDGGQALVFVNSRREAETLAQSLGVHGFRQAPDVAAEIGTGATTSTGQALAEAADGGVAFHHAGLRPEHRSIVERAFRERDLAVLCATPTLAAGVNVPARRVIVRDHERFTGDGYEPLPILEVHQMFGRAGRPGLDPYGEAMLVATGVDADALCEQYIGTEPERVESKLDSREALRTHVLATLAGGFAGDRAELDALLASTFFAHQRDAAELTDLVDEVLSYLDATGMIRRDDGLVATDLGRLVSRVYVDPLTGAAVVEALGTAATMDRVTTLTVLEIVCDTEDMSTQYVRTEEAGRLSEFAMRNADQFTKPVHDFEGNFQSWLATVKTARLLDDWIAGVGLPELDERYGVAPGDIRRLAERAEWLLSATEVIAEHLLTGPTPGIGAGQDSETEYEPVLERLRETRQALLDAADD, encoded by the coding sequence ATGGACGTCCGGGATCTGTCGCTCGCACCGAAGTACATCGAGCACTTCGAGACTCAGGGAATCGAGTCGCTGTACCCGCCCCAGGAAGCTGCTGTCGAGGCGGGAATCACTCGCGGCGAACGGGTCGTCGCGGCGATGCCGACCGCCAGCGGGAAGACGCTCGTTGCGCAGCTGGCGATGTTGTCGGCGGATGGCCCTGCGCTGTACGTCGTCCCGCTGCGGGCACTTGCCACGGAGAAGTACGACACGTTCGCCGAACTCCCGGATGTCAGCGTTGGCATCGCAACGGGTGATTACGACGCCGACGACGAATCCCTCGACGAGCACGATATCATCGTTGCGACGAGCGAGAAGGTCGATTCCGCGATCCGGAACGGGGCAAACTGGGTCGAAGCGATCGCCTGTGTCGTCGTCGACGAGGTACACCTCCTGAACGCTCACGGCCGCGGGCCGACGCTTGAAATCACGCTCGCGAAACTTCGCCGACTCGTCCCCGACCAGCAACTCGTTGCGCTCTCGGCAACGGTGGGTAACGCCGCGGAGATCGCAGACTGGCTCGACGCCGAACTCGTTCGGTCGACCTGGCGACCGATCGATCTCAGAACCGGCGTCTACGACGACGGCGAGGTCACGTTCGACGATGGCACGACGCTGTCGATCGTCCCTGGCGACGAGCCACCGACGACGGCACTCGTCGCGGACACGATCGATGACGGTGGCCAGGCCCTCGTGTTCGTCAACTCACGACGCGAGGCCGAAACGCTCGCACAGTCACTCGGCGTACACGGGTTCCGACAGGCACCAGATGTGGCAGCCGAAATCGGTACAGGTGCGACGACGAGCACCGGACAGGCGCTCGCGGAAGCGGCTGACGGTGGCGTTGCGTTTCATCATGCAGGGCTTCGCCCCGAACACCGTTCGATCGTCGAGCGTGCGTTCAGGGAGCGTGATCTCGCGGTCCTCTGTGCAACGCCGACGCTCGCGGCGGGGGTGAACGTCCCCGCGCGGCGCGTGATCGTCCGCGACCACGAGCGGTTCACCGGCGACGGCTACGAACCGCTACCCATCCTCGAAGTGCATCAGATGTTCGGGCGGGCGGGACGCCCTGGCCTCGATCCCTATGGTGAGGCGATGCTGGTTGCGACGGGCGTCGACGCCGACGCGCTTTGCGAGCAATATATCGGTACTGAACCGGAGCGGGTCGAATCGAAACTCGACTCGCGCGAGGCGCTTCGCACGCACGTGCTCGCGACGCTCGCGGGCGGATTCGCCGGGGACCGAGCCGAACTCGACGCACTGCTCGCCTCGACGTTTTTCGCACACCAGCGCGATGCTGCCGAACTGACCGACCTCGTCGACGAGGTACTCTCGTATCTGGACGCGACCGGGATGATACGGCGCGACGACGGGCTCGTTGCCACCGATCTCGGTCGCCTCGTCTCACGGGTCTACGTCGATCCCCTGACCGGAGCGGCGGTCGTGGAAGCGCTGGGCACCGCGGCGACGATGGATCGGGTGACGACCCTGACGGTACTCGAAATCGTCTGTGATACCGAAGATATGAGCACCCAGTACGTTCGGACCGAGGAGGCTGGCCGTCTCAGCGAGTTCGCCATGCGCAACGCCGATCAGTTCACCAAACCGGTCCACGACTTCGAGGGGAACTTCCAGTCGTGGCTCGCGACGGTCAAGACCGCCCGGCTCCTCGACGACTGGATTGCGGGCGTCGGTCTTCCCGAACTGGACGAGCGCTACGGCGTCGCGCCGGGTGACATCCGACGGCTCGCCGAGCGCGCGGAGTGGCTGCTGTCAGCCACCGAAGTGATCGCCGAACACCTTTTGACTGGACCGACGCCGGGTATCGGCGCGGGTCAGGATTCGGAGACGGAATACGAGCCGGTGCTCGAACGGCTTCGGGAGACGCGACAGGCGCTGCTGGACGCGGCCGATGACTGA
- a CDS encoding ArsR/SmtB family transcription factor: MSSNDRLQRYLADDRGSCTPGDVAERMAELEELDAATGGSTLDADVELLSALANETRYKIVRMLHEADDELCVCEFGPLLDVSDSAISHALSQLTEAGLVTRRKDGKWRKYRATSRANAVLVALDGSRRL; this comes from the coding sequence ATGTCATCTAACGACCGCCTCCAGCGATATCTCGCCGACGACCGGGGCAGTTGTACGCCGGGGGACGTTGCAGAGCGGATGGCCGAACTCGAGGAACTCGACGCAGCGACGGGTGGTTCGACGCTCGACGCCGACGTCGAACTGCTCTCTGCACTCGCCAACGAGACTCGATACAAAATCGTTCGAATGCTCCACGAAGCGGACGACGAGCTCTGTGTCTGTGAGTTTGGACCCCTGCTCGACGTCAGCGACAGCGCGATCAGTCACGCGCTCTCACAGCTGACTGAGGCTGGCCTCGTCACACGACGAAAGGACGGTAAATGGCGGAAGTATCGTGCGACATCGAGGGCGAATGCCGTGCTCGTCGCACTTGACGGCTCGCGACGCCTCTAG
- a CDS encoding cupin domain-containing protein, with protein MSAYKQVNYNEIEPVSGAMHALSDSLDSKQVGVSVVRCDPGWRNMPHDHAENDHEEIYILIDGEATVVIDDDEITMESGDAVWIEPSATRQIRNSDTESAFVLVSAPASRCVAASCEGDDDFWSTEGFVG; from the coding sequence ATGAGCGCCTACAAACAGGTCAACTACAACGAGATCGAACCAGTCTCCGGCGCGATGCATGCACTGAGCGATTCGCTTGACAGCAAACAGGTCGGTGTGTCCGTGGTCCGCTGCGATCCGGGCTGGCGAAACATGCCTCACGATCACGCCGAGAACGACCACGAGGAGATCTACATCCTGATCGACGGCGAGGCGACGGTGGTGATCGACGACGACGAGATCACGATGGAAAGTGGCGACGCCGTATGGATCGAACCAAGCGCCACGCGCCAGATCAGAAACAGCGACACGGAAAGCGCGTTTGTGCTCGTGAGCGCGCCGGCCTCGCGCTGTGTCGCCGCGAGCTGCGAGGGCGACGACGACTTCTGGTCGACCGAGGGGTTCGTCGGTTGA
- the arsD gene encoding arsenite efflux transporter metallochaperone ArsD, with amino-acid sequence MTELQLYEEAMCCSTGVCGPDPDDELVEVSAALDQLDEEFEHVDISRANMQHNIDEFLETQRIYDLVQEHGPSILPITVVDDEIVAREEYLDYDELAETLEQRVQPQEAQ; translated from the coding sequence ATGACCGAACTACAACTGTACGAAGAGGCGATGTGCTGTTCGACGGGCGTCTGTGGACCGGATCCCGATGACGAACTCGTCGAAGTCAGCGCGGCACTCGACCAGCTCGACGAGGAGTTCGAGCACGTCGATATCAGCCGGGCGAACATGCAACACAACATCGACGAGTTCCTCGAGACCCAGCGGATCTACGACCTCGTCCAGGAGCACGGACCCTCGATCCTGCCGATCACGGTCGTCGACGACGAGATCGTCGCCAGAGAAGAGTACCTCGATTATGACGAGCTCGCAGAAACGCTGGAACAGCGCGTACAACCACAGGAAGCACAATAG
- the arsA gene encoding arsenical pump-driving ATPase, which produces MTETTTAAREIVEPNSEDTEFVFFSGKGGVGKSTVSCATATWLADNDYETLLVTTDPAPNLSDIFGQEIGHEVTTIDDIENLSAIEIDPDQAAEEYRQETIEPMRELLDDEQVKAVEEQLNSPCVEEIAAFDNFVDFMESPEYDVVVFDTAPTGHTIRLMELPSDWNAELEKGGSTCIGPAASMEDKKKDYERAIDTLQDGEKTSFAFVGKPEDSSIDEIQRSASDLGELGIESQLLIINGYLPESVCEDPFFEGKREDEQAVIERASTEFDADATATYPLQPGEIAGLDLLADVGGVLYDGNEATVDVGSATSIDTEESVDFDALTDPDAVAENLEPVDGETRYLFFTGKGGVGKSTIAATSATKLAEAGYETLVVTTDPAAHLEDIFGEPVGHEPTSVSQANLDAARIDQEKALEEYREQVLDHVTEMYADKDDTQIDVDAAIANVEEELESPCAEEMAALEKFVGYFEEDGYDIVVFDTAPTGHTLRLLELPSDWKGFMDLGSLTKGAAPAKGGKYDMVIETMQNPEKSSFAFVMYPEYTPMMEAHRAAEDLKDQVGIETAFVVANYLLPEEYGDNAFFANRRAQQQQYLGEIKDRFETPMMLAPLRQDEPIGLGELSAFGEEITGLSEIAKREEVTIQ; this is translated from the coding sequence ATGACCGAAACCACTACTGCAGCCCGAGAGATCGTCGAACCGAACAGCGAGGACACGGAGTTCGTCTTCTTCAGCGGGAAAGGCGGCGTCGGCAAGAGCACGGTCAGCTGTGCGACGGCAACGTGGCTCGCCGACAACGACTACGAGACCCTGCTGGTCACCACCGACCCCGCGCCGAACCTCTCGGACATCTTCGGCCAAGAGATCGGCCACGAGGTGACCACGATCGACGACATCGAGAACCTCTCTGCCATCGAGATCGATCCGGATCAGGCTGCCGAAGAGTACCGTCAGGAAACCATCGAGCCGATGCGCGAGCTGCTTGACGACGAGCAGGTCAAGGCGGTCGAAGAACAGCTCAACAGCCCGTGTGTCGAGGAGATTGCAGCTTTCGATAACTTCGTCGACTTCATGGAGTCACCCGAATACGACGTGGTCGTCTTCGACACCGCGCCGACGGGCCACACGATCCGGCTGATGGAGCTGCCATCCGACTGGAACGCCGAACTGGAAAAGGGTGGCTCGACCTGTATCGGCCCAGCCGCCTCGATGGAGGACAAAAAGAAAGACTACGAGCGGGCGATCGACACCCTGCAGGACGGCGAGAAAACCTCCTTTGCCTTCGTCGGCAAGCCCGAAGACTCCTCGATCGACGAGATCCAGCGGAGTGCCTCGGACCTCGGAGAGCTGGGGATCGAATCCCAGCTGTTGATCATCAACGGATACCTGCCCGAATCAGTCTGTGAGGACCCCTTCTTCGAGGGGAAGCGCGAGGACGAACAGGCGGTCATCGAACGGGCCAGCACGGAATTCGATGCCGACGCCACAGCGACCTATCCCCTCCAGCCCGGCGAGATCGCCGGTCTCGACCTGCTGGCTGATGTGGGTGGCGTCCTCTACGACGGCAACGAGGCCACCGTCGACGTGGGATCAGCAACCAGTATCGACACCGAGGAGTCGGTCGACTTCGACGCACTAACTGATCCTGACGCAGTCGCCGAAAACCTCGAACCTGTCGACGGGGAGACGCGCTATCTGTTCTTCACCGGCAAAGGCGGCGTGGGCAAGTCGACGATCGCAGCGACATCGGCGACCAAGCTCGCCGAGGCGGGCTACGAGACGCTCGTCGTGACGACCGATCCGGCAGCACACCTCGAGGACATCTTCGGCGAACCCGTCGGCCACGAACCGACCTCGGTGAGCCAGGCGAACCTGGATGCGGCCCGAATCGACCAGGAGAAGGCGCTCGAGGAGTACCGCGAGCAGGTCCTCGACCACGTCACGGAGATGTACGCCGACAAGGACGACACCCAGATCGACGTCGACGCGGCGATCGCCAACGTCGAAGAGGAGCTCGAATCGCCCTGCGCCGAAGAGATGGCCGCGCTCGAAAAGTTCGTCGGCTACTTCGAGGAGGACGGCTACGATATCGTCGTCTTCGATACCGCACCCACAGGTCACACGCTCAGACTGCTCGAACTCCCATCCGACTGGAAGGGCTTTATGGATCTCGGCTCGCTGACCAAAGGTGCCGCGCCAGCCAAGGGCGGCAAGTACGACATGGTCATCGAGACGATGCAGAACCCCGAGAAGAGCTCGTTTGCCTTCGTGATGTACCCCGAGTACACGCCGATGATGGAGGCCCACCGTGCGGCCGAGGACCTGAAAGACCAGGTTGGCATCGAGACGGCCTTTGTCGTCGCCAACTACCTGCTGCCCGAAGAGTACGGCGACAACGCCTTCTTCGCCAACCGCCGAGCCCAACAACAGCAGTATCTCGGTGAGATCAAGGACCGCTTCGAGACCCCGATGATGCTCGCCCCGCTCCGACAGGACGAGCCAATCGGCCTCGGCGAACTGTCGGCGTTCGGCGAGGAGATCACGGGACTGTCCGAGATCGCCAAACGAGAGGAGGTGACGATTCAATGA
- the hcsL gene encoding halo-CC-star protein HcsL has translation MSQQVSNEEAVEQKLQTFIGTLKDSGVYQEFMAANERLENDSEAKALLQEYQQKQRQLQTGGFDESVMSELRELQEEMNDNDTIQAHREAQEALVELLQETNEVISEKIGREFAQSLGGGCC, from the coding sequence ATGAGCCAGCAAGTGTCCAACGAGGAGGCAGTCGAACAGAAGCTCCAGACGTTCATCGGGACGCTCAAAGACTCCGGGGTCTACCAGGAGTTCATGGCCGCCAACGAACGTCTCGAAAATGACTCGGAGGCGAAGGCGTTGCTGCAGGAGTACCAGCAGAAACAGCGGCAGCTCCAGACGGGCGGCTTCGACGAGTCGGTTATGAGCGAGCTGCGAGAGCTCCAGGAAGAAATGAACGACAACGACACGATCCAGGCCCATCGCGAGGCACAGGAAGCGCTCGTGGAACTGCTCCAGGAGACAAACGAGGTCATCAGCGAGAAGATCGGCCGCGAGTTCGCGCAGTCACTGGGAGGTGGGTGCTGTTGA
- the hcsS gene encoding halo-CC-star protein HcsS: protein MLLSASDEDVLAAAAALGEELSAAKADTSQFQFNTMLMQCNEAITEETGVKYGDACGAGGSC, encoded by the coding sequence GTGCTGTTGAGCGCCTCCGACGAGGACGTGCTGGCGGCGGCAGCGGCACTGGGCGAGGAACTCTCTGCGGCGAAAGCCGACACCTCACAGTTCCAGTTTAACACGATGCTGATGCAGTGCAACGAGGCGATCACCGAAGAGACTGGCGTCAAGTACGGCGACGCGTGCGGTGCTGGCGGTAGCTGCTGA
- a CDS encoding RNA-guided endonuclease InsQ/TnpB family protein, translating into MSNQVVTRTLKASIQNHSQVSDDLDSHGFAASKLWNVGRWTISRIWDSIGHIPDADELCSYLKNHERYADLHSQSSQRVLQELGEAFISWYNKDDSDANPPGYRKHGDEHPHSTVTWKNQGFKLDTQYNRVRLSKGTNMKESRYAADYILCEYTLQTNDQMLEAVENVQTVRAVWTGDQWELHFVCKMQIETPETPSEKTAGVDLGICNTAAISVGDETLLYPGNALKEDAHYFRQQEYETEGDNGPSDHAEWARQKKSRRQEHFLHALSKDIVKQCADRGVGTIAVGHPKNIRDDTDWGRHENKRLHDWAFETLLSHIEYKAEERGINVERVNEYKLATSITCCECGTKTDSNRVERGLYVCENCGLVANSDLNAAENMRVTVTPNPEEDRSNGCLAQPLVRLFDKSTGRVAPQEQVRP; encoded by the coding sequence ATGTCGAATCAGGTTGTCACTCGGACACTCAAAGCGAGTATCCAAAACCACTCGCAAGTCAGTGACGACCTTGATTCGCATGGCTTCGCCGCCAGCAAATTGTGGAACGTCGGACGATGGACGATTTCGCGTATCTGGGATTCTATCGGTCACATTCCAGATGCCGATGAACTCTGTTCGTACCTGAAAAATCACGAACGCTATGCAGACCTACACAGCCAATCTAGTCAACGAGTTCTTCAAGAACTCGGTGAGGCGTTCATCTCGTGGTACAACAAAGATGACTCAGACGCGAACCCGCCCGGCTACCGCAAACACGGCGACGAACACCCACACTCCACCGTGACGTGGAAAAATCAAGGCTTCAAACTCGACACCCAGTACAACCGTGTTCGTCTCTCGAAAGGCACGAACATGAAAGAGTCGCGCTACGCCGCTGACTACATCCTCTGTGAATACACACTTCAGACAAACGACCAGATGCTTGAAGCTGTTGAAAACGTTCAGACAGTGCGTGCTGTCTGGACCGGCGACCAGTGGGAGCTACACTTTGTGTGTAAGATGCAGATTGAGACGCCCGAAACGCCCAGTGAGAAAACAGCAGGTGTTGACCTCGGTATCTGTAACACGGCGGCTATCTCTGTCGGTGACGAGACACTGCTGTATCCGGGCAATGCCCTGAAAGAAGATGCCCACTACTTCAGACAGCAGGAATACGAGACGGAAGGCGACAACGGCCCAAGCGACCATGCAGAGTGGGCACGGCAGAAAAAATCCCGGCGACAAGAACACTTCCTGCACGCCCTATCGAAAGATATTGTCAAGCAGTGTGCTGACAGAGGCGTAGGAACAATAGCAGTCGGCCACCCGAAGAATATCCGCGACGATACTGACTGGGGTCGACACGAAAACAAACGCCTGCATGATTGGGCGTTTGAAACATTGCTCAGTCACATCGAGTACAAGGCCGAAGAACGTGGCATCAACGTGGAGCGGGTTAATGAATACAAGTTGGCAACGTCGATAACGTGCTGTGAGTGTGGAACGAAAACCGATTCAAACCGTGTTGAACGTGGGTTGTACGTCTGTGAGAACTGTGGACTGGTTGCTAACAGCGACCTGAACGCGGCGGAGAACATGCGAGTGACGGTAACTCCGAATCCTGAAGAGGATAGGAGTAACGGCTGTTTGGCACAGCCATTGGTACGCCTGTTCGACAAATCAACGGGGAGAGTAGCCCCACAAGAACAGGTGCGACCGTAG
- a CDS encoding transposase — protein sequence MTSNRSPQPIHECLSSQIVKQATAQLEKGNFDPFVIACSLSFDSLDTVTDARADWHYKYDLAPHIRTMVFYHLRGDNNWSALHRFLSKKDRATTIGYDPEKFTSDNSAPSRTALTRAWNDYMSDPLKNTIAHAATEIRKTAREHATPVDVDALDQEDREDASTRTKQRVKSEASEDVARKTREWFYPEIDLGLAEDAVFENEDLLDLMVHMCRERDFANNAADTWSLDSDDRRKTPSGDTLRDHIRAFDELENNEVTELFDNAKETLWTIAEQKGFLNGIVDVAIDEHNWRHYSDLETPRTMQVKHDSGTNRAYQFLTLSVIGETGERFVVDFHQIASKQEKVEGVKQLVNEAQERLIVRDVFMDRGFSQVLYIQALHETGANFVIRARRNSKTKKMWENADEDGINIEHDVTMSRSRAPYESTTVTRVVTPPKEGSGDEYFTYITNRTLTKRSAQRIAKSYERRWGIETSFRVVLDFLPRTASMDFALRMFYFSFATLFYNMWVLVNLLVREALGIPEAETPPVTAKMLLAYVHSLWDNAVS from the coding sequence ATGACATCCAACCGTAGTCCACAACCAATCCACGAGTGCCTTTCCAGCCAGATAGTCAAACAGGCGACCGCTCAACTTGAAAAAGGAAACTTCGACCCGTTCGTCATCGCCTGTAGCCTCTCGTTCGATTCACTCGATACGGTTACAGATGCACGGGCAGACTGGCACTACAAGTACGACCTCGCGCCGCACATTCGCACAATGGTGTTCTACCACCTTCGCGGTGACAACAACTGGTCAGCACTCCACCGATTCCTTTCGAAGAAGGATCGCGCCACCACCATCGGCTACGATCCTGAAAAATTCACCAGCGACAACTCTGCACCCAGTCGAACCGCGCTCACACGCGCATGGAACGACTACATGAGCGACCCGCTGAAGAACACGATCGCTCACGCTGCAACAGAGATACGGAAAACTGCTCGGGAGCATGCAACTCCTGTCGATGTTGACGCCCTTGACCAGGAAGATAGAGAAGACGCATCAACGCGAACGAAACAACGGGTGAAGAGCGAAGCATCGGAAGACGTTGCTCGGAAGACCCGCGAATGGTTCTACCCTGAGATTGACCTTGGCTTGGCAGAGGATGCAGTCTTCGAGAATGAAGACCTGCTTGACCTGATGGTGCATATGTGTCGGGAACGCGACTTCGCTAACAACGCCGCCGACACGTGGAGTCTTGATTCCGATGACAGGCGAAAGACACCGTCTGGTGATACGCTCAGAGACCACATCCGCGCGTTCGATGAGCTGGAGAACAACGAGGTCACCGAACTCTTCGATAACGCGAAAGAAACGCTGTGGACGATCGCTGAACAGAAAGGCTTCCTCAACGGTATCGTTGATGTAGCGATTGACGAGCACAACTGGCGGCACTACAGCGACCTGGAGACACCGCGGACGATGCAGGTCAAGCACGACAGCGGGACCAACCGAGCGTACCAGTTCCTCACCCTCTCGGTGATTGGTGAGACGGGCGAACGGTTCGTTGTAGACTTCCACCAAATCGCGTCGAAACAAGAGAAGGTGGAAGGCGTCAAACAGCTCGTCAACGAAGCCCAGGAGCGTCTGATTGTTCGAGACGTGTTCATGGACCGCGGGTTCAGCCAAGTCCTGTACATTCAGGCATTACATGAGACAGGCGCGAACTTCGTAATTCGAGCTCGCCGGAACTCGAAAACGAAGAAGATGTGGGAGAATGCTGACGAAGACGGCATTAACATCGAACACGACGTGACGATGAGTCGATCGCGTGCACCGTACGAGTCAACGACCGTAACGCGTGTGGTGACGCCACCGAAAGAAGGGAGTGGTGATGAGTACTTCACGTACATCACGAACCGGACGCTGACGAAGCGCTCGGCGCAGCGGATTGCGAAGTCGTATGAGCGGAGATGGGGGATCGAGACGAGCTTCCGTGTCGTGCTGGATTTCCTGCCGCGAACAGCTTCGATGGACTTTGCGCTGCGGATGTTCTACTTTTCGTTTGCGACGTTATTCTACAACATGTGGGTGTTGGTGAATCTGTTGGTGCGTGAAGCGCTTGGGATTCCAGAAGCGGAGACGCCGCCTGTGACGGCGAAGATGCTGCTCGCGTACGTTCACAGCCTCTGGGACAACGCGGTCTCATAG